A genomic window from Elaeis guineensis isolate ETL-2024a chromosome 3, EG11, whole genome shotgun sequence includes:
- the LOC105041634 gene encoding uncharacterized protein isoform X2: MGSSGSKPCKNEALILCKERTRCIKEVINSWYALSAAHLSYIQSLRRVGTALRRFVEAEIMAESSLSISELEKSPTHSSYASPSPSRFPEHVGSPSLSESPLSPRLSNLSYMRATDSAAVTVTINSSAVDFVEEESLTFSLPPAAPPEISSSWDFFDPADAMDSAGVHNGESAHSLNFSRLMGLRQLKEAEVVPLLEEEAPNSYRKKEQLKRGKADLEGINENARSVDLIPPKGDEGREVKAGCNSVNRSVEALTKIASSELDVSKMEKELHAEREDASEFITHRAKDFLSSMRDIEHRFLRAAEAGNEVSRMLETNKIRLGISLETIGQPPASQLLSAFHHVCCKGETVHKLQSTHLVTKVITWNRSISSLSSSSRTPLASAAKDDGGDSSSDFVEEFSMISGSHSSTLDRLYAWEKKLYDEVKGSEYIRKAYDQKCSQLRHQSARDLNAKLIDRTRAVVKDLHSRIRVAIHSVDSISKRIERLRDEELHPQLVELIQGMIRMWKAMLECHHAQFITISLAYHMKSSAASPHGEPYRQALMHLQSELECFRSSFANWVNAHKSYVGALNAWLQKCLLQPKERRKGRKVSFPPRQALSPPIFVLCHDLLAGLNSLPSEELCDSIKGIVSVLHDSFEQQMEVKQTGKNAEKPENDREFEKNEDEKCRRALNLDNLQSSLTRLFDWFTKFSEASLKVYEDVKQGNEIARIAYTDDGLR, encoded by the exons ATGGGTTCCTCAGGGTCCAAACCATGTAAAAATGAAGCTTTGATCCTCTGCAAGGAGCGCACACGATGCATTAAAGAGGTTATCAATTCATGGTATGCTTTATCGGCAGCTCATCTTTCCTATATCCAATCCCTTCGTAGGGTCGGTACTGCTCTAAGGCGATTTGTGGAGGCTGAAATTATGGCAGAGTCATCTCTATCCATTTCAGAATTGGAGAAATCTCCAACCCATTCCTCATATGCCTCACCATCGCCTTCTCGCTTTCCTGAACATGTTGGCTCACCATCACTCAGTGAAAGCCCATTGTCACCTCGGCTCTCCAATTTGAGTTACATGAGGGCAACCGACAGTGCTGCTGTCACAGTTACAATCAATTCATCTGCGGTGGATTTTGTCGAAGAAGAGTCTCTTACCTTTTCCCTGCCTCCAGCTGCACCTCCAGAAATAAGTTCCTCATGGGACTTTTTTGATCCTGCTGATGCCATGGATAGTGCTGGGGTGCATAATGGTGAAAGCGCTCACAGCTTAAACTTTAGTAGGTTGATGGGCTTGAGACAGTTAAAAGAAGCAGAAGTGGTTCCTTTATTGGAAGAGGAAGCGCCAAACTCCTATAGGAAGAAAGAACAATTGAAACGGGGTAAGGCTGATTTGGAGGGAATAAATGAGAATGCCAGGTCTGTAGATTTGATTCCGCCAAAAGGAGATGAGGGAAGAGAAGTGAAGGCCGGATGTAATAGTGTAAATAGGTCAGTTGAAGCTTTGACTAAAATTGCCTCATCTGAGCTAGATGTGTCAAAGATGGAAAAAGAACTTCATGCAGAGAGGGAGGATGCTTCTGAGTTCATCACTCACAGGGCCAAAGATTTCCTGTCCAGTATGAGGGACATTGAGCACCGTTTCCTTAGGGCAGCAGAAGCTGGCAATGAGGTATCTAGAATGCTCGAGACAAACAAGATTCGGCTTGGTATCTCTTTGGAGACAATAG GCCAACCACCTGCTTCTCAATTGCTTTCAGCCTTTCATCATGTCTGTTGCAAGGGGGAGACAGTACACAAGCTTC AATCCACCCATCTTGTGACAAAGGTCATCACTTGGAATCGCTCAATCTCATCTTTGTCATCATCATCTAGGACTCCTCTTGCATCAGCAGCAAAAGATGATGGTGGTGACAGCAGTAGTGATTTTGTTGAAGAGTTCTCCATGATTTCAGGGAGCCATTCATCTACTCTGGACAGGCTTTATGCATGGGAAAAAAAACTTTATGATGAAGTAAAG GGTAGTGAGTATATCAGAAAAGCATATGATCAGAAATGCAGTCAGCTAAGACACCAATCTGCAAGGGATCTTAATGCAAAACTGATCGACAGAACTCGAGCAGTTGTAAAGGATCTGCATTCACGAATAAGGGTAGCCATTCATTCAGTTGATTCAATATCAAAAAGAATTGAGAGGTTAAGGGATGAGGAATTGCATCCACAACTTGTAGAGTTGATACAAGG GATGATCAGAATGTGGAAAGCTATGCTCGAATGCCATCATGCACAGTTCATTACAATCTCTTTAGCCTACCATATGAAAAGTTCAGCAGCATCACCTCATGGTGAGCCCTACAGGCAGGCATTAATGCACCTTCAGAGCGAGTTGGAGTGCTTTCGTTCAAGCTTTGCCAATTGGGTAAATGCTCATAAATCCTATGTAGGAGCTTTAAACGCCTGGCTTCAGAAGTGCCTCTTGCAACCCAAAGAACGCCGGAAGGGAAGGAAGGTATCCTTCCCCCCTCGTCAAGCCCTTTCACCCCCTATATTTGTTCTTTGTCATGACTTGCTGGCTGGCCTCAATTCGCTTCCCTCTGAGGAGTTATGTGATTCCATAAAGGGCATTGTCTCTGTCCTACACGACTCCTTCGAGCAGCAAATGGAAGTGAAGCAAACAGGAAAAAATGCTGAGAAGCCAGAAAATGATCGAGAATTTGAGAAGAATGAAGATGAGAAATGTAGGAGAGCTTTGAACTTAGACAACTTGCAGTCAAGCTTAACAAGGTTATTTGATTGGTTCACGAAGTTCTCAGAGGCCTCACTTAAAGTTTATGAAGATGTCAAGCAGGGAAATGAGATAGCTCGTATTGCTTATACAGATGATGGTTTAAGGTAA
- the LOC105041634 gene encoding uncharacterized protein isoform X1: MGSSGSKPCKNEALILCKERTRCIKEVINSWYALSAAHLSYIQSLRRVGTALRRFVEAEIMAESSLSISELEKSPTHSSYASPSPSRFPEHVGSPSLSESPLSPRLSNLSYMRATDSAAVTVTINSSAVDFVEEESLTFSLPPAAPPEISSSWDFFDPADAMDSAGVHNGESAHSLNFSRLMGLRQLKEAEVVPLLEEEAPNSYRKKEQLKRGKADLEGINENARSVDLIPPKGDEGREVKAGCNSVNRSVEALTKIASSELDVSKMEKELHAEREDASEFITHRAKDFLSSMRDIEHRFLRAAEAGNEVSRMLETNKIRLGISLETIEFLDETLCSTGQPPASQLLSAFHHVCCKGETVHKLQSTHLVTKVITWNRSISSLSSSSRTPLASAAKDDGGDSSSDFVEEFSMISGSHSSTLDRLYAWEKKLYDEVKGSEYIRKAYDQKCSQLRHQSARDLNAKLIDRTRAVVKDLHSRIRVAIHSVDSISKRIERLRDEELHPQLVELIQGMIRMWKAMLECHHAQFITISLAYHMKSSAASPHGEPYRQALMHLQSELECFRSSFANWVNAHKSYVGALNAWLQKCLLQPKERRKGRKVSFPPRQALSPPIFVLCHDLLAGLNSLPSEELCDSIKGIVSVLHDSFEQQMEVKQTGKNAEKPENDREFEKNEDEKCRRALNLDNLQSSLTRLFDWFTKFSEASLKVYEDVKQGNEIARIAYTDDGLR, encoded by the exons ATGGGTTCCTCAGGGTCCAAACCATGTAAAAATGAAGCTTTGATCCTCTGCAAGGAGCGCACACGATGCATTAAAGAGGTTATCAATTCATGGTATGCTTTATCGGCAGCTCATCTTTCCTATATCCAATCCCTTCGTAGGGTCGGTACTGCTCTAAGGCGATTTGTGGAGGCTGAAATTATGGCAGAGTCATCTCTATCCATTTCAGAATTGGAGAAATCTCCAACCCATTCCTCATATGCCTCACCATCGCCTTCTCGCTTTCCTGAACATGTTGGCTCACCATCACTCAGTGAAAGCCCATTGTCACCTCGGCTCTCCAATTTGAGTTACATGAGGGCAACCGACAGTGCTGCTGTCACAGTTACAATCAATTCATCTGCGGTGGATTTTGTCGAAGAAGAGTCTCTTACCTTTTCCCTGCCTCCAGCTGCACCTCCAGAAATAAGTTCCTCATGGGACTTTTTTGATCCTGCTGATGCCATGGATAGTGCTGGGGTGCATAATGGTGAAAGCGCTCACAGCTTAAACTTTAGTAGGTTGATGGGCTTGAGACAGTTAAAAGAAGCAGAAGTGGTTCCTTTATTGGAAGAGGAAGCGCCAAACTCCTATAGGAAGAAAGAACAATTGAAACGGGGTAAGGCTGATTTGGAGGGAATAAATGAGAATGCCAGGTCTGTAGATTTGATTCCGCCAAAAGGAGATGAGGGAAGAGAAGTGAAGGCCGGATGTAATAGTGTAAATAGGTCAGTTGAAGCTTTGACTAAAATTGCCTCATCTGAGCTAGATGTGTCAAAGATGGAAAAAGAACTTCATGCAGAGAGGGAGGATGCTTCTGAGTTCATCACTCACAGGGCCAAAGATTTCCTGTCCAGTATGAGGGACATTGAGCACCGTTTCCTTAGGGCAGCAGAAGCTGGCAATGAGGTATCTAGAATGCTCGAGACAAACAAGATTCGGCTTGGTATCTCTTTGGAGACAATAG AGTTTCTCGATGAAACTCTTTGTTCTACAGGCCAACCACCTGCTTCTCAATTGCTTTCAGCCTTTCATCATGTCTGTTGCAAGGGGGAGACAGTACACAAGCTTC AATCCACCCATCTTGTGACAAAGGTCATCACTTGGAATCGCTCAATCTCATCTTTGTCATCATCATCTAGGACTCCTCTTGCATCAGCAGCAAAAGATGATGGTGGTGACAGCAGTAGTGATTTTGTTGAAGAGTTCTCCATGATTTCAGGGAGCCATTCATCTACTCTGGACAGGCTTTATGCATGGGAAAAAAAACTTTATGATGAAGTAAAG GGTAGTGAGTATATCAGAAAAGCATATGATCAGAAATGCAGTCAGCTAAGACACCAATCTGCAAGGGATCTTAATGCAAAACTGATCGACAGAACTCGAGCAGTTGTAAAGGATCTGCATTCACGAATAAGGGTAGCCATTCATTCAGTTGATTCAATATCAAAAAGAATTGAGAGGTTAAGGGATGAGGAATTGCATCCACAACTTGTAGAGTTGATACAAGG GATGATCAGAATGTGGAAAGCTATGCTCGAATGCCATCATGCACAGTTCATTACAATCTCTTTAGCCTACCATATGAAAAGTTCAGCAGCATCACCTCATGGTGAGCCCTACAGGCAGGCATTAATGCACCTTCAGAGCGAGTTGGAGTGCTTTCGTTCAAGCTTTGCCAATTGGGTAAATGCTCATAAATCCTATGTAGGAGCTTTAAACGCCTGGCTTCAGAAGTGCCTCTTGCAACCCAAAGAACGCCGGAAGGGAAGGAAGGTATCCTTCCCCCCTCGTCAAGCCCTTTCACCCCCTATATTTGTTCTTTGTCATGACTTGCTGGCTGGCCTCAATTCGCTTCCCTCTGAGGAGTTATGTGATTCCATAAAGGGCATTGTCTCTGTCCTACACGACTCCTTCGAGCAGCAAATGGAAGTGAAGCAAACAGGAAAAAATGCTGAGAAGCCAGAAAATGATCGAGAATTTGAGAAGAATGAAGATGAGAAATGTAGGAGAGCTTTGAACTTAGACAACTTGCAGTCAAGCTTAACAAGGTTATTTGATTGGTTCACGAAGTTCTCAGAGGCCTCACTTAAAGTTTATGAAGATGTCAAGCAGGGAAATGAGATAGCTCGTATTGCTTATACAGATGATGGTTTAAGGTAA